The following are encoded together in the Geobacter sulfurreducens PCA genome:
- a CDS encoding ABC transporter permease, protein MLTGAFSIWKRDMLVLRRSLFSELAAVVAAPLTFYLAFGFGLRGYIADVEGVPYTVFMAPGLITMTAVSAAFDESAWSMWFHRKVQRTIEAYRVTPITVYDIVIGKIFSGFTQGALKGVAVAAVIFLLTGVRFDPTHLVAYLSFIILGSMVFSCAGTVCGTLLDKPETIGKVQAVVIMPLIFLSGVFFPVSSYPEALRATVMLIPTTALFEGSRRALLAGALDAGLIAILAITALAAFVATVAIFNRKMAE, encoded by the coding sequence GTGTTGACAGGCGCCTTTTCCATCTGGAAGCGCGACATGCTGGTGCTCCGCCGCAGCCTCTTCTCGGAACTGGCGGCGGTGGTGGCCGCTCCCCTCACCTTTTACCTCGCCTTCGGCTTCGGCCTTCGCGGCTACATTGCCGATGTGGAAGGGGTGCCATACACCGTGTTCATGGCGCCGGGGCTCATCACCATGACCGCCGTTTCTGCCGCCTTCGACGAGAGCGCCTGGAGCATGTGGTTTCACCGTAAGGTTCAGCGGACCATCGAGGCTTACCGGGTCACCCCGATCACCGTCTACGATATCGTCATCGGCAAGATATTCTCGGGTTTCACCCAGGGCGCCCTCAAGGGGGTGGCCGTGGCTGCGGTCATCTTCCTTCTCACCGGCGTCCGGTTCGACCCCACCCACCTGGTGGCCTATCTTTCCTTCATCATTCTTGGTTCCATGGTCTTTTCCTGTGCCGGGACGGTCTGCGGGACGCTCCTGGACAAACCCGAGACCATAGGCAAGGTTCAGGCAGTGGTCATTATGCCCCTCATCTTCCTGTCAGGGGTCTTCTTCCCGGTATCGTCCTATCCCGAGGCGTTGCGAGCCACGGTCATGCTCATCCCCACCACGGCCCTGTTCGAGGGATCCCGCAGGGCTCTCCTGGCAGGTGCTCTCGATGCCGGCCTGATTGCCATCCTCGCCATTACCGCTCTGGCCGCCTTCGTCGCCACGGTGGCCATCTTCAATCGAAAGATGGCAGAGTAG
- the def gene encoding peptide deformylase, giving the protein MPAQTILQYPHPVLKKVCHTVTAIDEAIRGLIDDLIETMREGPGSVGVAAPQIGVTLRVCVIDVSGSRHGKDNNHGLLLMVNPEIVDRSGNAVMREGCMSVPDYTGDVERSTEVRVRFLDGADGSEREITASGFEAVAIQHEMDHLDGILFLDRIVSIKTGLFRRKNYK; this is encoded by the coding sequence ATGCCAGCACAGACCATACTGCAGTATCCCCATCCCGTCCTGAAGAAGGTATGTCATACTGTCACGGCCATCGACGAGGCCATCAGGGGGCTGATCGACGACCTGATCGAGACCATGCGTGAAGGTCCCGGCTCCGTGGGCGTTGCCGCCCCCCAGATCGGCGTCACCTTGCGGGTCTGCGTCATTGACGTCTCGGGCAGCCGCCACGGCAAGGACAACAACCACGGGCTGCTCCTCATGGTCAACCCGGAGATCGTTGACCGGTCGGGCAATGCGGTCATGCGCGAAGGATGCATGAGCGTCCCCGACTACACGGGAGACGTGGAGCGCTCCACCGAGGTCCGGGTCCGCTTCCTGGACGGCGCGGATGGCTCGGAGCGGGAGATCACGGCCTCCGGCTTCGAGGCCGTCGCAATCCAGCACGAGATGGACCACTTGGACGGCATCCTGTTCCTCGACCGGATTGTCTCGATCAAAACGGGCCTCTTCCGGCGGAAAAATTATAAGTAA
- a CDS encoding glycine cleavage system protein R gives MTKDSVVHFALSVVGKDRPGIVAGTTGILYRLGCNIEDSSSTMLGGEFAMILIISHPKPFTKSRLLEEFRVLGEDMGLTVSARTMTPDEAEYRAPEGEICMLSVYGSDKPGIVYRVTKELAERSINITDLNTKLVGKKGEPVYVMMIEAALPEGISVDQVSAMLEEIRKELNVEISVRSITPVSL, from the coding sequence ATGACCAAGGATTCAGTTGTCCACTTCGCCCTTTCCGTCGTCGGCAAGGACCGGCCCGGCATCGTCGCCGGGACTACCGGCATTCTCTACCGACTCGGCTGCAACATCGAGGACTCCAGCTCCACCATGCTGGGAGGGGAGTTCGCCATGATCCTCATCATCTCCCACCCCAAGCCGTTCACCAAGAGCAGGCTGCTCGAAGAATTCCGGGTGCTTGGCGAGGATATGGGCCTCACCGTCTCCGCCCGTACAATGACCCCCGACGAGGCCGAGTACCGCGCCCCCGAAGGGGAAATCTGCATGCTGTCGGTCTACGGGTCGGACAAGCCGGGCATCGTCTACCGGGTGACCAAGGAGCTGGCCGAGCGCAGCATCAATATCACCGACCTCAACACAAAGTTGGTAGGGAAAAAAGGTGAACCGGTCTATGTGATGATGATCGAGGCCGCGCTGCCGGAGGGGATCTCGGTGGACCAGGTGTCGGCCATGCTCGAAGAAATCAGGAAGGAGCTGAACGTGGAGATCTCGGTGCGCTCAATCACACCGGTTTCCCTCTGA
- a CDS encoding glycosyltransferase — protein MSAPRVSILMPVRNEERFLPAALASLCRQSLTAWELIVVDDGSTDDTPELLRVAAARDRRVRVFNNAGAGLVDALNYGLAHCRAELVARMDGDDISHPQRLERQAAALDADPGLGLVATRFRHFPRHSVGLGMRAYEEWQNGLLTHEEIMRDRFVESPVVHPSVMARRQALTDAGGYRKTGWAEDYDLWLRLAAGGVRFTRLPEVLFFWRERPERATRTMGEYAADAFRACKIHHLCQGFLLGVDNVTLAGAGLEGRAWQRALAREGVRVGRWLDVDPRKQGRILHGAPVTAPDDVRAGAEKILVTVGTRGARDGVRAWARRAGLREGEDFVCVT, from the coding sequence GTGAGCGCACCCCGCGTGTCGATTCTCATGCCGGTCCGCAACGAAGAGCGCTTCCTGCCCGCTGCCCTGGCCTCCCTGTGCCGGCAGTCCCTGACGGCATGGGAACTCATTGTCGTGGACGACGGCTCCACCGACGACACGCCGGAGCTGTTGCGCGTGGCCGCGGCCCGAGACCGGCGGGTGAGGGTGTTCAACAACGCGGGCGCGGGACTGGTAGATGCCCTGAATTACGGCCTCGCCCACTGCCGTGCGGAACTCGTGGCCCGCATGGACGGTGACGACATATCCCACCCGCAGAGGCTGGAACGCCAGGCCGCTGCCCTTGACGCGGATCCCGGCCTGGGACTCGTGGCCACCCGGTTTCGCCACTTTCCCCGACACTCGGTGGGACTCGGCATGCGTGCCTATGAAGAGTGGCAAAACGGCCTGCTGACTCACGAGGAAATCATGCGTGACCGCTTTGTGGAGTCGCCGGTCGTCCACCCGAGTGTCATGGCTCGCCGGCAGGCTCTGACAGATGCCGGAGGCTACCGGAAGACCGGATGGGCAGAAGATTACGACCTCTGGCTGAGGCTTGCAGCCGGGGGGGTCAGGTTCACGCGGCTGCCGGAGGTGCTGTTCTTCTGGCGGGAGCGCCCCGAGCGCGCGACCCGCACCATGGGGGAATATGCCGCCGATGCCTTCCGCGCCTGCAAGATCCATCACCTGTGTCAGGGGTTCCTGCTGGGTGTGGACAACGTCACCCTGGCCGGGGCCGGGCTGGAGGGGAGGGCGTGGCAACGAGCCCTGGCGCGGGAGGGGGTGCGGGTGGGCCGATGGCTCGACGTGGACCCGCGGAAACAGGGTCGAATCCTCCACGGGGCGCCGGTGACGGCACCGGATGACGTCAGGGCGGGCGCTGAAAAGATCCTCGTTACCGTGGGAACCCGGGGGGCGCGGGATGGAGTTCGGGCCTGGGCCCGCAGGGCGGGCTTGCGTGAGGGAGAGGATTTCGTCTGCGTCACTTGA
- a CDS encoding YbgC/FadM family acyl-CoA thioesterase: MEFRIYYEDTDAGGVVYHARYLGFFERGRCEFLRERGLSVRELADRGCIFPVVRMEIDFRAPAVLDDLVRVETEVLEVGKTSFTVGQQVVRCLDGKLLVGGKVTLVCVGPGMKPKRLPAELIQALMPEMP; encoded by the coding sequence GTGGAATTCCGTATCTACTATGAGGACACCGACGCCGGCGGCGTAGTCTATCATGCGCGCTACCTGGGCTTTTTCGAGCGGGGACGATGCGAGTTCCTGCGGGAACGCGGACTTTCGGTCCGGGAGCTGGCCGACCGAGGCTGCATTTTTCCGGTCGTGCGGATGGAGATCGACTTTCGTGCCCCGGCAGTGCTGGACGATCTTGTCCGGGTTGAGACCGAGGTGCTTGAGGTGGGCAAAACCTCATTTACCGTGGGACAGCAGGTGGTGCGCTGCCTGGACGGCAAGCTGCTGGTTGGGGGCAAGGTGACCCTCGTCTGCGTCGGGCCGGGGATGAAGCCCAAACGTCTCCCCGCCGAGCTGATCCAAGCCTTGATGCCGGAGATGCCGTGA
- a CDS encoding lipoprotein, with amino-acid sequence MKIRILKIIAAVLLPTLILTACTSYRSQYVGFRPAEDYINSQVVNGVTIGGEAFADTASATDAFGFDVIGTGVMPVQVVMSNKGPRSLEIVSSQTFLVNDQNRYFPVIPNTTAVDRIEKSTQFASFFGKGAGKGALLGAAGGAILGAAIGIVSGHSVAEAVGKGAAVGAAGGAIAGGVSEGTSGERERTIIEDIRNKGLEGKALPADSIASGFLFFPAEAGSAKELRLQLRERETGVTSNVVLRFK; translated from the coding sequence ATGAAAATTCGCATCCTCAAAATCATAGCTGCCGTGCTGCTGCCGACACTCATCCTCACGGCCTGCACCTCCTATCGGAGCCAGTATGTCGGGTTTAGGCCCGCTGAGGACTACATAAACAGTCAGGTGGTGAACGGCGTGACCATCGGCGGCGAGGCCTTTGCCGACACGGCCTCCGCCACCGACGCTTTCGGATTCGACGTGATCGGGACCGGGGTCATGCCGGTGCAGGTGGTCATGAGCAACAAGGGTCCTAGAAGCCTTGAGATCGTTTCCAGCCAGACCTTTTTGGTGAATGATCAGAACCGCTACTTCCCCGTGATCCCCAACACGACCGCCGTTGACCGAATCGAGAAGTCGACCCAGTTCGCCTCCTTTTTCGGCAAGGGAGCTGGGAAGGGAGCACTGCTCGGTGCGGCCGGCGGTGCGATTCTCGGTGCGGCCATCGGCATCGTCTCGGGGCACAGCGTTGCCGAGGCGGTGGGCAAGGGGGCAGCCGTCGGCGCAGCCGGCGGAGCCATTGCCGGCGGTGTTTCCGAAGGGACGTCGGGCGAGCGCGAGCGCACCATTATCGAAGATATCCGTAACAAGGGGCTTGAGGGGAAAGCTCTGCCGGCAGACAGCATTGCCAGCGGCTTCCTGTTCTTCCCTGCCGAAGCCGGAAGTGCAAAGGAATTGCGCCTGCAGCTGCGGGAGCGTGAGACCGGCGTGACCTCCAACGTGGTGTTGAGATTCAAGTAA